The following are from one region of the Bradyrhizobium septentrionale genome:
- a CDS encoding ABC transporter substrate-binding protein, whose amino-acid sequence MTNKVTKAGSISRRRLLTTASAGAALAVSPFRINLLQAEEAPIKIGFPVPLTGPYGAEAQDQVRAGQLAVAQFNDAGGLNGRKAELVVRDDKLNPGEAATRTLELVEKEKVNFVVGSLSAAVQLAINNVTKERGVIFNSISQSDAINEAADFSKYTFHEALNPHMTSGAVGRYAFTKFGKKVAFLTADYAYGHEMVRGFLEVGKEFNIENLGDIRHPLGTTDFSTLLPRLQSLKPDILCISNFGRDQQIALKQATDFGIKKSIQIIAPLLSHASRVAAGPQAFEGVVGGCSFYWGIDDKFASTKAFNDAFRKMYDGKLPTDYGALGYGGVRTVLEAVKGAGSVETDKVVTALEALKYDYYKGPQYYRKCDHQSVQSVLVIKSKSKDMKNESDVFEVLSTEEPNEKNLRTCEALGHKS is encoded by the coding sequence ATGACGAACAAGGTCACCAAAGCTGGATCGATATCGCGGCGTCGTCTGCTGACGACGGCAAGCGCCGGCGCCGCTCTCGCCGTCTCGCCGTTTCGCATCAATCTGCTGCAGGCCGAGGAAGCGCCGATCAAGATCGGCTTCCCGGTTCCCTTGACCGGCCCCTATGGCGCGGAGGCCCAGGACCAGGTGCGGGCGGGGCAGCTGGCCGTCGCCCAATTCAATGATGCCGGCGGCCTCAACGGCCGCAAGGCCGAGCTCGTTGTGCGCGATGACAAGCTCAATCCCGGCGAGGCGGCGACACGGACATTGGAGCTGGTCGAGAAGGAGAAGGTGAATTTCGTCGTCGGAAGTCTCTCGGCGGCGGTTCAGCTCGCGATCAACAACGTCACCAAGGAGCGCGGCGTCATCTTCAATTCGATCAGCCAGTCCGACGCCATCAACGAGGCGGCAGATTTCAGCAAATACACATTCCACGAAGCGCTGAACCCGCACATGACATCAGGTGCGGTCGGCCGCTACGCCTTCACCAAATTCGGCAAGAAGGTTGCGTTTCTCACGGCGGATTATGCCTACGGTCACGAAATGGTTCGCGGCTTCCTCGAGGTCGGCAAGGAGTTCAACATCGAGAACCTCGGCGACATCCGCCATCCGCTGGGAACGACCGATTTCTCGACCCTGCTGCCGCGTCTCCAGTCGCTGAAGCCCGATATTTTGTGCATCAGCAATTTCGGGCGGGACCAGCAAATCGCGCTGAAGCAGGCGACGGACTTTGGCATCAAGAAATCGATCCAGATCATCGCGCCGCTGCTGTCGCATGCCAGTCGCGTCGCGGCGGGCCCGCAGGCATTCGAAGGCGTCGTCGGCGGCTGCTCGTTCTACTGGGGTATCGATGACAAGTTCGCCTCGACCAAGGCGTTCAACGATGCTTTCCGCAAGATGTATGATGGCAAGCTGCCCACCGATTACGGCGCGCTCGGCTATGGCGGTGTTCGGACCGTGCTCGAGGCGGTCAAGGGCGCGGGCAGCGTGGAGACCGACAAGGTCGTCACCGCATTGGAGGCTCTGAAGTACGACTACTACAAGGGACCGCAATATTATCGCAAATGCGATCACCAGTCGGTGCAGTCGGTGCTCGTGATCAAGTCGAAATCCAAGGACATGAAGAACGAGTCCGATGTGTTCGAGGTTCTGTCGACCGAAGAACCCAACGAAAAGAACCTGCGTACCTGCGAAGCGCTCGGTCACAAGAGCTGA
- a CDS encoding xanthine dehydrogenase family protein molybdopterin-binding subunit — protein MTATHAPADTLSVLDRPNSYIGKSVPRPNLDRLLQGRGQYVSDLELPRMAHVVFLRSPYAHAKIVAIDAAAARRMSGVISIVTGRELEDVITPWVGVLSHLKGLKSAPQHAIAVDRVCWQGEAVAAVVATSRAAAEDAMEHITVDYEELEAVTDMRAALDPATPVIHAALGDNLAFERTINAGDVDLALSESEVVEADFVFGRHTGVTLEPRAVVADWNAAEARLTIYQGTQAPHMVQNIAALHLGLREAQVRVVCKDVGGSFGIKVHIYADEMATYALSKLLRRPVKFVADRVESFNTDIHARDHRCRGRIGVLKDGTITAFEIDDLTGIGPYSMYPRTSAIEANQVVNLVGGPYVTPNYRARARVVFQNKNVMCQYRAVGHPIACSVTEGLVDLAAAKIGMDPVEIRRRNLIADDAYPCASPSGMKFEQLSHHASLTKLLQMMDYDALRAEQAALRTRNVHRGIGIASFIEVTNPSAAFYGVGGARISSQDGVAVRLDAQGSVICQTSITEQGQGSESLTAQIVGSVLGVSMERVRVILGDTDNTPYGGGTWASRGAGIGGEAALQAAKALRKNILDVAAAILQSTPTGLDIVNNSIVNADDGAPRIELNELARIVYFRPDTLPPGIQPELMATRHFVPRQYPFAFTNGVQASWLEVDTETGFVTLLKHWVVEDCGTIINPQLVDEQIRGGVVQGLGAALFEKCIYDERGQLTNANMADYLVPMSGEMPDIEIGHVVSPTLESELGAKGAGEAGTAGAAAAVANAVNDALRQFGAIITEIPLTPQVILTALGRI, from the coding sequence ATGACAGCGACCCATGCGCCAGCCGACACACTTTCGGTGCTCGATCGCCCGAATTCCTACATCGGCAAATCGGTGCCGCGTCCGAATCTCGACAGGCTGTTGCAGGGGCGCGGACAATATGTCAGCGACCTGGAATTGCCGCGTATGGCGCACGTGGTCTTTCTGCGGTCGCCATATGCGCACGCCAAGATCGTGGCGATCGATGCCGCCGCGGCAAGGCGTATGTCGGGCGTCATTTCCATCGTCACCGGGCGTGAGCTTGAGGACGTGATTACGCCTTGGGTCGGTGTGCTCTCGCATCTGAAGGGATTGAAGTCTGCGCCGCAGCACGCGATCGCGGTCGACCGGGTCTGCTGGCAGGGTGAGGCGGTGGCGGCGGTTGTGGCAACCAGCCGTGCGGCCGCTGAAGATGCCATGGAGCACATTACCGTCGACTACGAGGAGCTCGAGGCGGTCACGGACATGCGCGCGGCACTCGATCCGGCCACTCCCGTCATCCACGCCGCGCTCGGTGACAATCTCGCCTTTGAACGGACCATCAACGCCGGAGATGTCGACCTCGCATTGTCGGAGTCCGAGGTGGTCGAAGCCGACTTCGTGTTCGGGCGCCACACCGGCGTGACGCTTGAACCGCGGGCCGTCGTTGCCGACTGGAACGCAGCCGAGGCGCGGCTCACGATCTATCAGGGCACGCAGGCGCCCCACATGGTGCAGAACATCGCGGCGCTCCATCTCGGGCTGAGGGAAGCGCAGGTCCGGGTGGTCTGCAAGGATGTCGGCGGCTCGTTCGGCATCAAGGTCCACATCTACGCCGACGAAATGGCGACCTATGCGCTGTCCAAGCTGCTGCGGCGGCCGGTCAAGTTCGTGGCTGACCGCGTCGAGAGTTTCAACACGGACATTCACGCCCGCGATCATCGATGCAGGGGACGGATCGGCGTCCTAAAGGACGGCACGATTACGGCATTCGAGATCGATGACCTGACGGGAATCGGCCCCTATTCGATGTATCCGCGCACCAGCGCCATCGAGGCAAATCAGGTGGTCAATCTGGTCGGAGGGCCATATGTCACCCCGAACTATCGGGCGCGGGCGCGGGTCGTGTTCCAGAACAAGAACGTGATGTGCCAGTACCGGGCGGTCGGACACCCGATCGCCTGTTCGGTTACCGAGGGCTTGGTCGATCTGGCCGCGGCGAAGATCGGCATGGACCCCGTCGAAATCCGCCGGCGTAATCTGATCGCCGACGACGCCTATCCCTGCGCATCACCCTCGGGCATGAAGTTTGAGCAGCTTTCGCATCACGCCTCGCTGACCAAGCTGCTTCAGATGATGGACTACGACGCATTGCGTGCTGAGCAAGCCGCCTTGCGTACCAGAAACGTTCACCGAGGCATCGGGATCGCCAGCTTCATAGAAGTGACCAATCCCAGCGCCGCCTTCTACGGCGTCGGCGGCGCGCGGATCTCGTCGCAGGACGGCGTCGCGGTTCGGCTCGACGCCCAGGGCTCGGTGATCTGCCAGACCAGCATCACGGAGCAGGGGCAAGGGTCGGAATCGCTGACGGCGCAGATCGTCGGCAGCGTGCTTGGCGTTTCGATGGAGCGGGTCCGCGTGATCCTGGGGGATACCGACAACACGCCCTATGGCGGCGGTACGTGGGCCTCTCGCGGCGCCGGCATCGGCGGCGAAGCCGCGCTGCAAGCCGCCAAGGCCCTGCGCAAGAATATTCTCGACGTTGCTGCAGCCATCCTGCAATCGACGCCGACCGGGCTCGATATCGTCAACAACAGCATCGTCAATGCCGACGACGGTGCGCCGCGCATCGAGCTGAATGAGCTGGCGCGGATCGTCTATTTTCGACCAGACACCCTCCCGCCAGGCATCCAGCCCGAGTTGATGGCCACCCGGCATTTCGTTCCACGCCAGTATCCCTTTGCGTTCACCAACGGCGTTCAGGCCTCGTGGCTTGAGGTCGATACCGAGACCGGGTTCGTTACGCTGCTCAAGCATTGGGTTGTCGAAGATTGCGGCACCATCATCAACCCGCAACTGGTCGACGAGCAGATCCGGGGCGGCGTCGTGCAGGGGCTCGGCGCGGCGCTGTTCGAGAAGTGCATTTATGATGAACGCGGTCAGCTGACCAACGCCAATATGGCGGACTACCTGGTCCCGATGTCCGGCGAGATGCCCGATATCGAGATCGGCCACGTGGTCTCTCCGACGTTAGAATCGGAGCTGGGCGCCAAGGGGGCGGGCGAGGCGGGGACAGCCGGTGCGGCAGCTGCGGTCGCCAACGCGGTCAATGACGCGCTCCGGCAGTTCGGCGCAATAATTACCGAGATTCCGCTGACGCCTCAGGTTATCCTGACGGCCCTGGGACGAATCTGA
- a CDS encoding (2Fe-2S)-binding protein — translation MSVPVSISLLVNGEPIDAFVLPRLNLADFLRENLKLTGTHVGCEHGVCGACTVRVDGEIVRSCLMLAVQAQGASVETIEGLSDSGEVADLQAAFRERNALQCGYCTPGMLITAQDLLKQVSMPDRQAIREHLSGNYCRCTGYQAILDAVEATAKTRAERRA, via the coding sequence GTGAGCGTTCCGGTATCGATCTCGCTTCTGGTCAACGGCGAACCTATCGATGCCTTTGTCTTGCCGCGGCTCAACCTCGCTGATTTCCTTCGAGAGAATCTGAAGCTGACCGGCACTCACGTCGGTTGTGAGCACGGCGTCTGTGGCGCCTGTACTGTCCGGGTCGATGGCGAGATCGTTCGCTCCTGTCTGATGTTGGCGGTCCAGGCGCAGGGCGCGTCGGTCGAGACAATCGAGGGGCTGTCCGACAGCGGAGAAGTCGCCGATCTCCAAGCAGCGTTTCGCGAACGCAATGCATTGCAGTGCGGCTATTGCACGCCTGGGATGCTGATAACGGCGCAGGATCTACTCAAGCAGGTGTCCATGCCCGATCGGCAAGCGATCCGCGAACATCTTTCTGGCAACTATTGCCGCTGCACGGGCTATCAGGCCATCCTGGATGCTGTGGAGGCGACAGCCAAGACGCGCGCGGAGCGCCGCGCATGA
- a CDS encoding FAD binding domain-containing protein, producing the protein MKAAAFAYARATSVVNALELLAAHGDKAKVLSGGQSLMPAMNLRLLSPDIVVDIGGLAELRGFAVKGDVLVIGALTRHVDLLGSPEVALHAPLLRDAVAHVAHPAIRNRGTIGGSLAHADPASELPACVVALDATIIVRGPAGERRIAATRFFKGIYETALSPDELLVAVEVPVAGQGSTFFFQEYARRHGDYAIVGLAARAVVAGGRFTDFRLGFFAVGDRPLLATAADKLINASVTAVLLAEAATALADELDPQEDQQASPAMRRHLAAVLLRRCVAALLARPELEAGATR; encoded by the coding sequence ATGAAAGCTGCGGCTTTCGCCTATGCCCGCGCGACCAGCGTCGTGAATGCGCTGGAATTGCTCGCTGCGCATGGCGATAAGGCGAAGGTTTTGTCGGGTGGTCAAAGCCTGATGCCGGCGATGAACCTGAGGCTCCTATCTCCGGACATCGTGGTCGATATCGGCGGCCTCGCCGAGTTGCGCGGCTTCGCGGTGAAGGGAGATGTGCTGGTCATTGGTGCGTTGACCCGGCATGTCGACCTGCTCGGTTCGCCGGAGGTTGCTCTGCACGCGCCGTTGTTGCGCGATGCCGTTGCCCATGTTGCTCATCCCGCAATTCGCAATCGCGGAACGATTGGCGGTAGCCTCGCCCATGCCGATCCTGCGTCGGAACTGCCCGCCTGCGTCGTAGCACTTGACGCCACGATTATCGTTCGCGGCCCGGCCGGCGAGCGCCGGATTGCTGCGACCAGGTTTTTCAAGGGAATCTACGAAACGGCACTATCTCCAGACGAGTTGCTTGTCGCAGTCGAGGTGCCTGTCGCGGGCCAAGGCTCGACGTTTTTCTTTCAGGAATACGCCCGGCGGCATGGCGACTATGCCATCGTTGGCCTCGCCGCTCGCGCTGTTGTGGCGGGCGGCAGGTTCACGGATTTTCGGCTCGGCTTCTTTGCTGTTGGCGACCGGCCTCTGCTCGCGACTGCCGCCGACAAGCTGATCAATGCATCTGTGACCGCCGTCTTGCTCGCAGAGGCTGCGACCGCGTTGGCCGATGAACTCGATCCACAGGAGGATCAGCAGGCGAGCCCAGCCATGCGCCGACATCTCGCCGCAGTCTTGCTCCGGCGCTGTGTGGCCGCGTTACTCGCGCGACCTGAACTGGAAGCGGGAGCAACCAGGTGA
- a CDS encoding LLM class flavin-dependent oxidoreductase: MKLGFFTMPIHPLDKDWRQSLREDREAFLLADELGFTEAYVGEHVTDKAENITSSIAFIAWLAAATKQIRLGTGTINMPNTHPAAVAASVAMLDHMLDGRFIFGISPGGLLSDAEVFGNLDADRNAMFLEAINQVLDIWAGKPPYDLQGKYWNVSVKRTLIEDIGQGIVARPLQTPHPPIVVTAVAPFSKGVTEAAARGWDPISANFLMPAWVKSHWPKYVEGCERANRAIDSANWRVAKSVFVAKDAATAKAYATSPDSPYVYYYHQLFTKLKRSGRLELFKTRRDQPDAEVTLEEICDKLIIYGTPESVADQLLTFQAEIGTFGTLLYAGKDWKDRELGRQSMILMAEKVLPRINATAAGSSA; encoded by the coding sequence ATGAAGCTCGGATTCTTTACGATGCCGATCCATCCTCTCGACAAGGATTGGCGGCAATCGCTCCGGGAGGATCGGGAGGCTTTCCTGCTTGCGGACGAGCTCGGCTTCACCGAAGCCTATGTCGGCGAGCATGTCACCGACAAGGCCGAGAACATCACTTCCAGCATCGCGTTCATTGCCTGGCTCGCGGCCGCGACCAAGCAGATCAGGCTTGGAACCGGCACCATCAACATGCCGAACACCCATCCGGCTGCGGTCGCCGCATCTGTCGCCATGCTCGACCACATGCTTGATGGCCGCTTCATATTCGGAATCAGCCCGGGCGGGTTGCTGTCCGATGCGGAAGTCTTCGGTAATCTCGATGCCGACCGCAATGCGATGTTCCTGGAAGCGATCAATCAGGTTCTCGACATCTGGGCCGGCAAGCCGCCCTATGATCTGCAGGGCAAATATTGGAATGTCTCGGTCAAACGAACTCTGATTGAGGATATTGGCCAAGGCATCGTCGCGCGCCCCTTGCAGACCCCTCATCCGCCGATCGTGGTGACTGCGGTCGCGCCGTTCTCAAAAGGCGTCACGGAAGCCGCGGCACGCGGCTGGGACCCGATCTCGGCAAACTTCCTGATGCCAGCCTGGGTGAAGAGCCATTGGCCCAAATATGTCGAGGGCTGCGAGCGCGCAAACCGGGCGATCGACAGCGCCAATTGGCGTGTCGCCAAGAGCGTGTTCGTGGCAAAGGACGCTGCAACCGCGAAAGCCTATGCCACGTCCCCCGACAGTCCCTACGTGTACTACTATCACCAGCTGTTCACGAAGCTGAAGCGCAGCGGCCGGCTCGAACTGTTCAAGACGCGGCGGGATCAACCTGACGCCGAGGTTACATTGGAAGAGATCTGCGACAAGCTCATCATCTACGGCACGCCCGAAAGCGTGGCCGATCAACTGCTGACGTTCCAGGCGGAGATCGGCACTTTCGGAACCTTGCTGTACGCCGGCAAGGACTGGAAGGATCGCGAGCTTGGCCGGCAATCGATGATCCTGATGGCCGAGAAGGTCTTGCCGCGGATCAATGCCACCGCTGCCGGATCATCGGCGTGA
- a CDS encoding polysaccharide deacetylase family protein — translation MAFTDRIPYQAQVDRPKLTLPGGKKLAVWVILNVEEWRIGNAMPRTVLSPPMGQPLLPDVPNWSWHEYGMRAGFWRQFKALTDRNIPVTLAVNANVCNTYPRVASAALEAGFEFMGHGFVQGPMHKVENQADAIKRAVDTIAGFTGKPPRSWESPGLTETEETLDLLRLNGIEYVADWVIDDLPQDIATPHGTVTTIPYSVETNDIVIHALQHLPSEQFLTRCTDQFDRLYLEGAENARIMAISVHPYITGVPHRIKYLEVLLDYVIGHDGVALMTASEIGDWYRGQMATK, via the coding sequence ATGGCCTTCACTGATCGCATTCCGTACCAGGCCCAGGTCGATCGCCCGAAGCTGACATTGCCGGGCGGCAAGAAACTTGCCGTGTGGGTGATCCTCAATGTCGAGGAATGGCGGATCGGGAACGCGATGCCGCGTACCGTGCTGAGCCCACCGATGGGCCAGCCCCTGCTGCCCGACGTGCCGAACTGGTCGTGGCATGAATACGGCATGCGCGCCGGCTTCTGGCGGCAATTCAAGGCCCTCACCGACCGAAATATCCCAGTGACGCTGGCCGTGAATGCCAACGTCTGCAACACCTATCCGCGGGTGGCGTCGGCAGCGCTTGAGGCGGGCTTCGAATTCATGGGACACGGATTTGTCCAGGGACCGATGCACAAGGTCGAGAACCAGGCGGACGCGATCAAACGCGCGGTCGATACCATTGCTGGATTTACCGGCAAGCCGCCGCGATCGTGGGAAAGCCCGGGCCTGACCGAGACCGAGGAGACGCTCGATCTCCTGCGCCTCAACGGCATCGAATACGTGGCCGACTGGGTGATCGACGATCTCCCGCAGGACATCGCCACGCCGCACGGGACGGTGACAACAATTCCCTATTCCGTCGAGACCAACGACATCGTTATCCACGCGCTGCAGCACCTTCCGTCAGAACAGTTCCTGACGCGCTGCACCGACCAGTTCGATCGGCTTTATCTTGAAGGCGCAGAGAATGCGCGGATCATGGCGATCTCGGTGCATCCCTACATCACGGGGGTGCCACACCGAATCAAGTACCTCGAGGTCCTGCTCGATTACGTCATTGGTCATGACGGCGTGGCCTTGATGACGGCGAGTGAGATCGGAGATTGGTATCGAGGTCAGATGGCGACAAAGTAG